One genomic window of Eggerthella timonensis includes the following:
- a CDS encoding InlB B-repeat-containing protein, whose protein sequence is MKKLNERRRPTRPLRAAWRVLLCALLAFTLFPSIGAGSASVGAADGRAEAPAAPAPDSDLPDSAPAPETDDAADGRPSDELPPTGEPIDGTQPSAPSASVDDAGDEPAVAPDADEPADAAAASQAEPRATGDTLYVSASGSDLTGDGTRAKPFATLQAAVQKASASAATTVAVIGNLAAATTAAVGAKNVVVTTDPAQSAPAVVTGSTAATLFTVNTGSVTFSNIVFDGASASVDHRVVEATGTNSQVTLSSGTTVRNWYSSGTAGAFRMNAHGASLTMQTGSIIQNCRLVTQGAQAGGAAVSILANRMPGTGTTPSSSNRASFTMQGGSSIVDCDTQLTANASLSGGGAIHAADAVVSIQAGAAVRSSDLAFRSSLGLLFDPTGTRQGGGGLFANNCKVDIAGTIDACNVVSSVNITAANFYAGGGGAYLYDYGCTTTAAVDCRTSISGTVSNCSAIAGGGVFYWSEADGYGEGDNLWVGAGNAPLTSAAQVVDKVYDTVTLSGTIQNCSTTDVGTLRAITLGSYGDFERYGVGGGAICGAFNGLVVLADGSRIAGCSTYSEGGAVSNYGTSVFCLDGSADLSGGPSISNCTSGKIAGGLSIGAGSSIESVRIDGCTAGAFGGGMYLYSGSTTMYNCSVTNCTADMYGGGIMQDMYNDLFWYGGTVTGSHAGLGGGGVALYGFQGSSASAPRGLVFNYPASANGGFTNPTYYKTSILAGKIVASSIVRANTQGATGIASNVWTNAFYPSTRISVNGNLVDGSKVCVRVSDGLATLNASGARFGSVFQTSANLGPFANDADPTLVAAANGSQLVWASGFVVDYRANAPAGTTLAGTAPFDGADGVANAYPRTGGAATLLDQGTMAVSGYTFKGWASSPTATTAQYQPGATLSYDASLDPLKNGHMVLYAVWQTPPRVCQIIRDTNGDGVPDAFFQSYTTLYDALRAAQSNDRIEMLRDAPIVDFAASSKPADGGVALAAGTGGVALTTAPLVQTVPGASGWLGSVPSTGSLAATLTRTASGSVSSWFSVAGGLSVTNLVVDGGCTVRQAQDGTGIAADHALFEVSGASSSLTVGAGAALRNAYNASGPGGAVLAAGGATLRMTVGASIAGCTAADGGGVTVEASTFAQSGGSIASNASGRFGGGVYAGPQATVTLSGLAEVRANTAKRTGGGVYVDPAARLVMTGGSVVNNAASAENNDAGAYAGAYVGGVALGAYAGTSPLVTLSGAALVSGNVGRPVKGSSTDAPKASDLEAARSGTSYAIAVDTSGLAPTAAVGITSADRTLLAAGAQFASRTGSTPVVGLQLFFNNANAGLAAVAGTGSAVVWRGLHADVTFTKVGADQRTGATVKLGGAQFNLYRYVGSVALGPLTINGGSIDLATTASAQWAPVIAADGTVGAPGDASNVPYVFESSSSVDTLGQVKLTQLAPASWYMLVEASAPDGYQKPTGQWAFQAIELSGAGGYGIDVSTLLARKGDGGLLPTAFSTSITVGGAVERGVYLVNVARYDLPFAGAPAIAPYAGALLGLVLIAIAIALHRARRASS, encoded by the coding sequence ATGAAGAAGCTCAACGAGCGGCGACGTCCGACCCGCCCGCTGCGCGCGGCATGGCGCGTGCTGCTGTGCGCCCTGCTGGCGTTCACGCTGTTCCCCTCCATCGGCGCCGGCTCCGCATCCGTCGGCGCCGCCGACGGCCGTGCGGAGGCGCCCGCCGCGCCCGCCCCCGATTCCGATCTGCCCGACTCTGCGCCCGCGCCCGAGACCGACGACGCCGCCGACGGGCGGCCCTCCGACGAGCTTCCGCCGACGGGCGAGCCCATCGACGGGACGCAGCCCTCCGCGCCCTCCGCGTCCGTCGACGATGCCGGCGACGAGCCTGCGGTCGCGCCGGATGCGGACGAGCCCGCCGACGCGGCCGCCGCCTCGCAGGCCGAGCCGCGCGCAACCGGCGACACCTTGTACGTGTCCGCGTCGGGCAGCGACCTGACGGGAGACGGCACCCGCGCGAAGCCGTTCGCCACTTTGCAGGCCGCAGTGCAGAAGGCCTCCGCGTCGGCCGCGACCACGGTGGCCGTCATCGGCAACCTCGCCGCCGCCACGACGGCCGCGGTGGGCGCCAAGAACGTCGTCGTGACCACCGATCCGGCGCAGAGCGCGCCCGCCGTGGTCACCGGCTCGACCGCCGCCACGCTGTTCACTGTGAACACCGGGTCCGTCACGTTCTCGAACATCGTGTTCGACGGCGCATCTGCGTCGGTCGATCATCGGGTGGTCGAAGCTACGGGCACGAACTCCCAGGTCACGCTTTCGTCGGGCACGACCGTGCGCAATTGGTACAGCTCGGGCACGGCGGGAGCGTTCCGCATGAACGCCCACGGCGCGTCTCTCACCATGCAGACGGGCAGCATCATCCAGAACTGCCGTCTCGTCACGCAGGGCGCCCAGGCGGGCGGAGCGGCCGTCAGCATCCTCGCGAACCGCATGCCCGGCACGGGAACGACCCCTTCCTCGTCGAACCGCGCCTCGTTCACCATGCAGGGCGGCTCGTCCATCGTCGACTGCGACACGCAGCTCACCGCGAACGCCTCGCTGTCGGGCGGCGGCGCCATCCATGCCGCCGACGCCGTGGTCAGCATCCAAGCGGGCGCCGCCGTGCGCTCGTCGGACCTCGCGTTCCGCAGCTCGCTCGGCCTGCTGTTCGACCCGACGGGCACGCGCCAAGGCGGCGGCGGGTTGTTCGCCAACAACTGCAAGGTGGACATCGCCGGCACCATCGATGCGTGCAACGTGGTGAGCAGCGTGAACATCACCGCGGCCAACTTCTACGCCGGAGGCGGCGGCGCGTACCTCTACGACTACGGGTGCACGACGACCGCGGCCGTGGACTGCCGCACCTCCATCAGCGGCACCGTCTCGAACTGCTCGGCCATCGCGGGAGGCGGCGTGTTCTACTGGAGCGAGGCGGACGGCTACGGCGAGGGCGACAACCTATGGGTGGGCGCGGGCAACGCGCCGCTGACCTCGGCCGCCCAGGTGGTGGACAAGGTGTACGACACCGTTACGCTGTCCGGCACCATCCAGAACTGCTCGACCACGGACGTGGGCACGCTGCGCGCCATCACGTTGGGCTCCTACGGCGATTTCGAGCGCTACGGCGTGGGCGGCGGCGCCATCTGCGGCGCGTTCAACGGCCTCGTCGTGCTGGCCGACGGCTCGCGCATCGCGGGGTGCTCCACGTACAGCGAGGGCGGCGCCGTGTCGAACTACGGCACGTCGGTGTTCTGCCTCGACGGCTCGGCCGACCTGAGCGGCGGCCCGTCCATCTCGAACTGCACCTCGGGCAAGATCGCGGGCGGCTTGAGCATCGGCGCCGGGTCGAGCATCGAGAGCGTGCGCATCGACGGCTGCACGGCCGGCGCGTTCGGCGGCGGCATGTACCTGTACAGCGGGTCCACCACGATGTACAACTGCTCCGTCACGAACTGCACGGCGGATATGTACGGCGGCGGCATCATGCAGGATATGTACAACGACCTGTTCTGGTACGGCGGCACGGTGACGGGCAGCCATGCCGGGCTCGGGGGCGGCGGCGTGGCCCTGTACGGCTTCCAGGGCAGCTCGGCGAGCGCCCCGCGCGGCCTCGTGTTCAACTACCCCGCGTCCGCCAACGGAGGCTTCACGAACCCTACCTATTACAAGACGAGCATCCTCGCCGGAAAGATCGTCGCATCGAGCATCGTGCGCGCGAACACGCAGGGCGCAACGGGCATCGCGTCCAACGTGTGGACGAACGCGTTCTACCCGTCCACGCGCATTTCCGTGAACGGCAACCTGGTAGACGGTTCGAAGGTGTGCGTTCGCGTTTCCGACGGCTTGGCGACGCTCAATGCGAGCGGCGCCCGATTCGGATCAGTGTTCCAAACCTCGGCTAACCTGGGCCCTTTCGCGAACGATGCGGACCCCACGCTCGTCGCGGCGGCCAACGGCTCTCAGCTCGTGTGGGCAAGCGGGTTCGTGGTGGACTACCGCGCCAATGCGCCTGCGGGCACCACGCTCGCGGGAACGGCGCCCTTCGACGGCGCGGACGGCGTGGCGAACGCCTACCCCCGCACGGGCGGCGCGGCCACGCTGCTCGACCAGGGCACCATGGCGGTGAGCGGCTACACGTTCAAGGGGTGGGCCTCGTCGCCCACGGCGACGACGGCGCAGTACCAGCCCGGGGCGACGCTGTCCTACGATGCGTCGCTCGACCCGCTGAAGAACGGCCATATGGTGCTGTACGCCGTGTGGCAGACGCCGCCGCGCGTGTGCCAGATCATTCGCGACACGAACGGCGACGGCGTGCCCGACGCGTTCTTCCAATCGTACACGACGCTCTACGACGCGCTGCGCGCGGCACAGTCGAACGACCGCATCGAGATGCTGCGCGACGCGCCCATCGTCGACTTCGCGGCCTCCAGCAAGCCCGCCGACGGCGGCGTGGCGCTGGCGGCGGGCACCGGCGGCGTCGCGCTGACAACGGCGCCGCTCGTGCAGACCGTCCCGGGCGCGAGCGGGTGGCTGGGCTCCGTCCCGTCCACCGGGTCGCTCGCGGCCACGCTCACGCGCACGGCGTCGGGCTCCGTCTCCTCGTGGTTCTCGGTGGCCGGGGGCCTGAGCGTGACGAACCTCGTCGTGGACGGCGGCTGCACGGTGCGCCAGGCCCAGGACGGCACGGGCATCGCGGCCGACCACGCGCTGTTCGAGGTGTCGGGCGCCTCCTCGTCCCTGACGGTGGGGGCCGGCGCCGCGCTACGCAACGCCTACAACGCCTCCGGCCCGGGCGGCGCGGTGCTCGCCGCCGGCGGAGCAACCCTGCGCATGACCGTCGGCGCGAGCATCGCCGGCTGCACGGCCGCCGACGGCGGCGGCGTGACGGTGGAGGCGTCGACCTTCGCGCAGAGCGGCGGCTCGATCGCCTCGAACGCGTCCGGGCGCTTCGGCGGCGGCGTGTACGCGGGCCCGCAGGCGACGGTGACGCTGTCGGGCCTCGCGGAGGTGCGCGCCAACACGGCGAAGCGCACGGGCGGCGGCGTGTACGTGGATCCTGCGGCGCGGCTCGTCATGACGGGCGGCTCCGTCGTGAACAACGCGGCTTCGGCCGAGAACAACGACGCGGGAGCCTATGCGGGCGCCTACGTCGGCGGCGTGGCGCTCGGTGCCTACGCGGGCACGTCTCCGCTCGTCACGCTCAGCGGCGCCGCGCTCGTCTCCGGCAACGTGGGGCGTCCCGTCAAGGGCTCGTCGACCGACGCGCCGAAGGCGTCCGACCTGGAAGCGGCCCGCTCGGGCACCTCCTACGCCATCGCGGTGGACACGTCGGGCCTGGCCCCCACGGCGGCCGTCGGCATCACGTCGGCTGATCGTACGCTGCTCGCGGCCGGCGCGCAGTTCGCCTCGCGCACGGGCTCGACGCCCGTCGTGGGCCTCCAGCTGTTCTTCAACAACGCGAACGCGGGCCTCGCGGCCGTGGCGGGCACGGGCAGCGCCGTGGTGTGGCGCGGCCTGCACGCGGACGTGACGTTCACGAAGGTAGGGGCCGACCAGCGCACCGGCGCCACGGTGAAGCTGGGCGGCGCGCAGTTCAACCTGTACCGCTACGTGGGCTCGGTCGCCCTCGGCCCGCTCACCATCAACGGCGGCTCCATCGACCTGGCCACCACGGCCTCGGCCCAATGGGCGCCCGTCATCGCGGCCGACGGCACCGTGGGCGCGCCGGGCGACGCGTCGAACGTGCCCTACGTGTTCGAGTCGTCCTCGAGCGTCGACACGCTCGGCCAGGTCAAGCTCACGCAGCTGGCGCCGGCGTCCTGGTACATGCTCGTGGAGGCGAGCGCGCCCGACGGCTACCAGAAGCCCACGGGGCAATGGGCGTTTCAGGCTATCGAGCTGTCCGGCGCGGGCGGCTACGGCATCGACGTGAGCACGCTTTTGGCCCGCAAGGGCGACGGCGGCCTGCTGCCCACCGCGTTCTCCACCTCCATCACCGTGGGCGGCGCCGTCGAGCGCGGCGTGTACCTCGTGAACGTGGCGCGCTACGACCTGCCCTTCGCCGGCGCGCCGGCGATCGCGCCGTACGCGGGCGCGCTGCTGGGCCTCGTGCTCATCGCGATCGCGATCGCGCTGCATCGCGCGCGGCGCGCCTCCTCATGA
- a CDS encoding SpaH/EbpB family LPXTG-anchored major pilin: MKRTSERAMRANLRAAAAATALAAALALCAAALAGTGSPALADAGADAARTGSIVVHEYRSQLGGTNPGNGDEDPVLPKDALPLADVPLTLYQLSTDPEAANGFEPAVDVDSPPLASFDPRTGTTDAQGVLAFRDLPRGVYLLAQGDVAGVQPAQKKLLVAVPMQGAVGGDARWDVHVYPKSYVAASIAKAADDPDAVYGVGDEARWRITVPVPAELKLVATDGSVRYGRGLQVRDILDARLDNAPGAQVSLVDATGQPSATALVPGADYEEAYDEQGRTVTWTFTDEALRRIADAGAANLVIAVTTRVNEAAYDEPGTIYNNAAVSFTAASGASIGAEVIPGGVPDPANPAHPRLSTGGVRIDKHLEETGEKLSGATFKVARSRADALAGRFIARTVDGSLQDVQLVTEADGAASLGGLGAGTYWLMETQAPAYVDARGRQRACVRLAEPAAVEIPAVPAAAEVRVAVANRLETPLDRAGSAVGGALAKTGDAGWLLAAAVAALAGAGMARRLRRRGERTDDR; this comes from the coding sequence GTGAAACGAACGAGCGAACGCGCGATGCGCGCGAACCTGCGCGCCGCAGCCGCTGCGACGGCGCTCGCCGCCGCGCTCGCCCTCTGCGCCGCGGCGCTCGCGGGCACGGGCAGCCCGGCGCTCGCCGACGCCGGCGCCGACGCGGCGCGCACCGGCTCCATCGTCGTGCACGAGTACCGCTCGCAGCTGGGCGGCACGAACCCGGGAAACGGCGACGAGGACCCCGTGCTGCCGAAGGATGCCCTGCCGTTGGCCGACGTGCCCCTCACGCTGTACCAGCTCTCGACCGACCCCGAGGCGGCGAACGGCTTCGAGCCTGCGGTGGACGTCGACTCGCCGCCGTTGGCGTCGTTCGACCCGCGCACGGGCACGACCGACGCGCAGGGCGTGCTCGCGTTCCGCGATCTGCCGCGCGGCGTGTACCTGCTCGCGCAGGGCGACGTCGCCGGCGTGCAGCCCGCGCAGAAGAAGCTGCTCGTGGCCGTGCCCATGCAGGGCGCGGTTGGCGGCGACGCACGCTGGGACGTGCATGTCTACCCGAAATCGTACGTGGCGGCGTCCATCGCCAAGGCGGCGGACGACCCGGACGCCGTGTACGGCGTGGGCGACGAGGCGCGCTGGCGCATCACAGTGCCTGTACCCGCCGAGCTCAAGCTCGTCGCGACCGACGGCTCGGTGCGCTACGGGCGCGGCTTGCAGGTGCGCGATATTCTGGACGCCCGGCTCGACAACGCGCCCGGCGCGCAGGTGTCGCTTGTCGACGCGACGGGCCAGCCGAGCGCGACGGCGCTCGTGCCCGGCGCGGACTACGAGGAGGCGTACGACGAGCAGGGGCGCACGGTAACGTGGACCTTCACCGACGAGGCGCTGCGGCGCATCGCCGATGCCGGCGCGGCCAACCTCGTCATCGCGGTGACCACGCGGGTGAACGAGGCCGCTTACGACGAGCCGGGCACCATCTACAACAACGCCGCGGTGTCGTTCACGGCCGCCTCGGGCGCGTCGATCGGGGCCGAGGTCATCCCCGGAGGCGTGCCCGATCCCGCGAACCCGGCGCACCCGCGCCTCAGCACGGGAGGCGTGCGCATCGACAAGCACCTCGAGGAAACGGGGGAGAAGCTCTCCGGCGCGACGTTCAAGGTGGCGCGCTCGCGCGCCGACGCGCTGGCCGGACGCTTCATCGCCCGGACGGTAGACGGCTCGCTGCAGGATGTGCAGCTCGTCACCGAAGCGGACGGCGCGGCGTCCCTCGGCGGCCTCGGCGCGGGCACCTACTGGCTCATGGAGACGCAGGCTCCCGCCTACGTCGATGCCCGGGGCCGGCAACGGGCCTGCGTGCGCCTTGCCGAGCCTGCAGCCGTCGAGATCCCCGCCGTCCCGGCGGCGGCCGAGGTGCGCGTGGCGGTTGCGAACCGCCTCGAAACGCCCCTCGACCGGGCAGGGAGCGCCGTGGGCGGCGCGCTGGCGAAGACGGGCGATGCGGGCTGGCTGCTCGCCGCCGCCGTCGCCGCGCTCGCAGGCGCGGGGATGGCTCGTCGCTTGCGGCGGCGCGGCGAACGTACGGACGATCGATAG
- a CDS encoding SpaH/EbpB family LPXTG-anchored major pilin, which translates to MEQRLSGLSGRMMAAAVALALAASMALGTTPAFALNNGGLTDDGTASITVHKYKTPAASSEPGTGSTADEGNVPTGAEPMSGVDFTLYKLDSAKVEGSVAGTAAATAAPSADGVAAFLTLYKSASSTPVVKTTGADGTAVFGSLSFGYYLLVETNAGGANVETSVPSIITLPYAQQASGGSTTYLKDVHVYPKNVSKEEVEKTVIDEPDLVKPGDTLSYQIAFMIPEASKIFTDPANCLKGTIVDTLPKNAAGQPTITIKNDYSVVALAQDGTENVLTPGDIGFSDTSATNGQATWTITPAIAQAINVINVANIATPAKQIGKVLIRVNATVNDNAFNAGVDADGLPIIQNTAAVTVIDALGTTTIDAKASTTVAIPLIGFQFLKVDAEGNAILSDTATFKLATSYDNAVAGTFLKNATATADLQATTNLADGKAVFSGLSFDNLTSGGTAYTAIEQAVTAARANLGTVQNVELWLCETKAPNGYRILQAPQKVTLQIVKATADAKVTTTVVGGPLSLVNTRDGQEGGGNFALPNTGGTGALIFGIVGAVLIGAAVAYFVRSRRRDQHDQS; encoded by the coding sequence ATGGAACAGAGGTTATCTGGGCTGTCGGGAAGGATGATGGCCGCAGCCGTGGCCCTCGCGCTCGCCGCGTCGATGGCGCTGGGCACCACGCCGGCATTCGCGCTGAACAACGGCGGCCTGACCGACGACGGCACCGCATCGATCACGGTGCACAAGTACAAGACCCCCGCGGCTTCGTCCGAGCCCGGCACCGGGTCGACGGCCGACGAGGGCAACGTGCCTACCGGCGCCGAGCCGATGTCGGGCGTGGACTTCACGCTGTACAAGCTCGACTCCGCCAAGGTCGAGGGCTCGGTCGCCGGCACGGCGGCCGCAACCGCCGCCCCGTCGGCCGACGGCGTGGCGGCGTTCCTCACGCTGTACAAATCCGCGAGCTCCACGCCGGTCGTCAAGACCACCGGCGCCGACGGCACGGCCGTGTTCGGCAGCCTGTCGTTCGGCTACTACCTGCTCGTCGAGACGAACGCGGGCGGCGCGAACGTCGAGACGAGCGTGCCCTCCATCATCACGCTGCCCTACGCGCAGCAGGCGAGCGGCGGGTCCACCACGTACCTCAAGGACGTGCACGTGTATCCCAAGAACGTGAGCAAGGAAGAGGTCGAGAAGACCGTCATCGACGAGCCTGACCTCGTGAAGCCCGGCGACACGCTGAGCTACCAGATCGCGTTCATGATCCCCGAGGCCTCCAAGATCTTCACCGATCCCGCGAACTGCCTCAAGGGCACCATCGTCGACACGCTGCCCAAGAACGCCGCAGGCCAGCCCACCATCACCATCAAGAACGACTACTCGGTGGTGGCGCTCGCCCAGGACGGCACCGAGAACGTGCTGACTCCCGGCGACATCGGCTTCTCCGACACCTCGGCCACGAACGGGCAGGCCACCTGGACCATCACGCCGGCCATCGCCCAGGCCATCAACGTCATCAACGTGGCGAACATCGCCACGCCGGCGAAGCAGATCGGCAAGGTCCTCATCCGCGTAAACGCCACGGTGAACGACAACGCCTTCAACGCGGGCGTCGACGCCGACGGGCTGCCGATCATCCAGAACACCGCGGCGGTCACCGTCATCGACGCGCTCGGCACTACGACCATCGACGCCAAGGCGAGCACGACCGTCGCCATTCCGCTCATCGGCTTCCAGTTCCTCAAGGTCGACGCCGAGGGCAACGCCATCCTCTCCGACACGGCCACGTTCAAGCTGGCCACGTCCTACGACAACGCGGTCGCGGGCACGTTCCTCAAGAACGCCACCGCCACCGCCGATCTGCAGGCCACGACGAACCTCGCCGACGGCAAGGCCGTGTTCTCGGGCCTGAGCTTCGACAACCTCACCTCGGGCGGCACGGCCTACACGGCCATCGAGCAGGCCGTGACGGCCGCGCGCGCCAACCTGGGCACCGTGCAGAACGTGGAGCTGTGGTTGTGCGAGACGAAGGCGCCGAACGGCTACCGCATCCTGCAGGCCCCCCAGAAGGTGACGCTGCAGATCGTGAAGGCCACGGCCGACGCCAAGGTGACCACCACGGTGGTGGGCGGCCCGCTGTCCCTCGTCAACACGCGCGACGGCCAGGAGGGCGGCGGCAACTTCGCGCTGCCGAACACGGGCGGCACGGGCGCGCTGATCTTCGGCATCGTGGGCGCCGTGCTCATCGGCGCCGCGGTGGCGTACTTCGTGCGCTCGCGCAGGCGCGACCAGCACGACCAATCGTAA
- a CDS encoding aldehyde dehydrogenase family protein has protein sequence MNNPAQKSYQLYIDGQWVDASDGGTLDVYCPANGEQLSTIADATKEDVDRAVDAAWEAFKTWGKTTKAERAIILNKVADLIEENAEKFALLESLDNGKPIRETRAIDVALSVDHFRYFAGVLLADTGEADKLPGNLLSIVLHEPIGVVGQIVPWNFPFLMAAWKLAPVLAAGDCTVFKPSSTTSLTVLELAKLTQDIIPAGVFNVVTGRGSKSGQYILDNPKISKLAFTGSTEVGRDVARAAAERLIPATLELGGKSANIVFDDAKWDMVMDGIQLGILFNQGQVCCAGSRIFVQEDIYDKFVKDACEAFSKVKVGMPWEDDTQMGSQIDENQLNKILEYVEIAKQEGGKVLCGGERNTEGDLAKGAFMKPTLLEVPNNSCRVAQEEIFGPVAVVIKFKDEQEVIDMANDSVYGLGGAVWTRDINRAFRVAEGIQTGRMWVNTYNQIPSGAPFGGYKESGIGRETHKVMLEHYTQTKNIMINLGEEPSGFYPEK, from the coding sequence ATGAACAACCCTGCTCAGAAATCCTATCAGCTCTACATCGACGGCCAGTGGGTCGACGCGTCGGACGGCGGTACGCTCGACGTGTACTGCCCCGCCAACGGTGAGCAGCTTTCAACCATCGCCGACGCCACGAAGGAAGATGTCGACCGCGCGGTCGACGCCGCGTGGGAGGCGTTCAAAACCTGGGGCAAGACGACGAAGGCCGAACGCGCCATCATCTTGAACAAGGTGGCCGACCTCATCGAGGAGAACGCCGAGAAGTTCGCGCTCCTCGAGTCGCTCGACAACGGCAAGCCCATCCGCGAGACGCGCGCCATCGACGTGGCGCTGTCCGTGGACCATTTCCGTTACTTCGCCGGCGTGCTGCTGGCCGACACGGGCGAGGCCGACAAGCTGCCCGGCAACCTGCTGTCCATCGTGCTGCACGAGCCCATCGGCGTCGTCGGCCAGATCGTGCCGTGGAACTTCCCGTTCCTCATGGCCGCCTGGAAGCTGGCCCCCGTGCTGGCCGCCGGCGACTGCACGGTGTTCAAGCCCTCGTCCACCACGTCGCTCACGGTGCTCGAGCTGGCGAAGCTGACGCAGGACATCATCCCGGCCGGCGTGTTCAACGTCGTCACGGGCCGCGGCTCGAAGTCGGGCCAGTACATCCTCGACAACCCGAAGATCAGCAAGCTCGCGTTCACCGGCTCCACCGAAGTGGGCCGCGACGTGGCCCGCGCGGCGGCCGAGCGTCTCATCCCGGCCACGCTGGAGCTGGGCGGCAAGTCGGCGAACATCGTCTTCGACGACGCCAAGTGGGACATGGTCATGGACGGCATCCAGCTGGGCATCCTGTTCAACCAGGGCCAGGTGTGCTGCGCCGGCAGCCGCATCTTCGTGCAGGAGGACATCTACGACAAGTTCGTGAAGGACGCCTGCGAGGCCTTCAGCAAGGTGAAGGTGGGCATGCCCTGGGAGGACGACACCCAGATGGGCAGCCAGATCGACGAGAACCAGCTCAACAAGATCCTCGAATACGTGGAGATCGCGAAGCAGGAGGGCGGCAAGGTCCTCTGCGGCGGCGAGCGCAACACCGAGGGCGACCTCGCGAAGGGCGCGTTCATGAAGCCGACGCTGCTCGAGGTGCCGAACAACTCGTGCCGCGTGGCGCAGGAGGAGATCTTCGGGCCCGTGGCCGTCGTCATCAAGTTCAAGGACGAGCAGGAAGTCATCGACATGGCGAACGACTCGGTGTACGGCCTGGGCGGCGCCGTGTGGACGCGCGACATCAACCGCGCCTTCCGCGTGGCCGAGGGCATCCAGACGGGCCGCATGTGGGTGAACACCTACAACCAGATCCCGTCCGGCGCGCCGTTCGGCGGCTACAAGGAGTCGGGTATCGGCCGCGAGACGCACAAGGTGATGCTCGAGCACTACACGCAGACGAAGAACATCATGATCAACCTGGGCGAGGAGCCGAGCGGCTTCTACCCCGAGAAGTAG
- a CDS encoding acyl-CoA dehydrogenase family protein: protein MSKLTPEEFREYLKTVRALAEGPFEEMQKEVEVTNKFPQEFYDLAIENNLYRYALPEEYGGWGLSEKEILQVQEEFSRGPGGMRMHLHYAADLNWRILDDYGKPELKAEFMDKFQDKTIFTNFALTEQTGGTGADLHTTALKDENGNYVLNGEKWLISHTDCSQYAYVIAVTDPEKKGDERLSAFFVPMDTPGFELVPMPHMMGCRGAGHAGFKMTNVVLDPKYLLGEEGQGMEVAMHSLAISRVHIADSNLGMSQRMLEMSIARARDRVTFGKPIIQRQAIKMKLANMATNIHALRCMIMDFADEYDVDPHNEFVDEKAAMCKLFSIDTVKMVSDEMLEIFGGDGYFEDSPYGPTERLYRDCRAMWLEEGAPTVQRITIARGVDKHDGHVEYADWIAGTAL from the coding sequence ATGAGCAAGCTAACCCCCGAGGAGTTCCGCGAGTACCTCAAGACCGTGCGCGCGCTCGCCGAAGGCCCGTTCGAGGAGATGCAGAAGGAGGTCGAGGTCACCAACAAGTTCCCGCAGGAATTCTACGACCTGGCCATCGAGAACAACCTGTACCGCTACGCGCTGCCCGAGGAGTACGGCGGATGGGGCCTGTCCGAGAAGGAGATCCTGCAGGTGCAGGAGGAGTTCTCCCGCGGCCCGGGCGGCATGCGCATGCACCTGCACTACGCGGCCGACCTGAACTGGCGCATCCTCGACGACTACGGCAAGCCGGAGCTCAAGGCCGAGTTCATGGACAAGTTCCAGGACAAGACCATCTTCACGAACTTCGCGCTGACCGAGCAGACGGGCGGCACCGGCGCCGACCTGCACACCACCGCGCTCAAGGACGAGAACGGCAACTACGTGCTCAACGGCGAGAAGTGGCTCATCTCCCACACCGACTGCTCGCAGTACGCCTACGTCATCGCGGTGACCGACCCTGAGAAGAAGGGCGACGAGCGCCTGTCCGCCTTCTTCGTGCCCATGGACACGCCGGGCTTCGAGCTGGTCCCCATGCCGCACATGATGGGCTGCCGCGGCGCGGGCCATGCGGGCTTCAAGATGACCAACGTCGTGCTCGACCCGAAGTACCTGCTGGGCGAGGAGGGCCAGGGCATGGAAGTGGCCATGCACTCGCTCGCCATCTCCCGCGTGCACATCGCCGACTCCAACCTGGGAATGTCCCAGCGCATGCTCGAGATGTCCATCGCCCGTGCCCGCGACCGCGTGACCTTCGGCAAGCCGATCATCCAGCGCCAGGCCATCAAGATGAAGCTGGCGAACATGGCCACGAACATCCACGCGCTGCGCTGCATGATCATGGACTTCGCCGACGAGTACGACGTGGACCCGCACAACGAGTTCGTCGACGAGAAGGCCGCCATGTGCAAGCTGTTCTCCATCGACACCGTGAAGATGGTTTCCGACGAGATGCTCGAGATCTTCGGCGGCGACGGCTACTTCGAGGATTCGCCCTACGGCCCGACCGAGCGTTTGTACCGCGACTGCCGCGCCATGTGGCTTGAGGAAGGCGCCCCCACCGTCCAGCGCATCACCATCGCGCGCGGCGTGGACAAGCACGACGGCCACGTGGAGTACGCCGACTGGATCGCCGGCACCGCCCTGTAA